One segment of Streptomyces sp. NBC_01463 DNA contains the following:
- a CDS encoding FHA domain-containing protein: MQIRLTVLAPRSGQTPARACDVLVTAPAGTALATVASGLAASVSGPEGSLGSGAVVLFAGRERLDAQRCALGEPPLVDGAVLSLQVPGEDETPDDAVPAQLHVIAGPDAGGVHLLHGGQIRIGRSADADVPLDDPDVSRLHCAVTVSADGRVSVADLGSTNGTSLDGTEVRDRPVRLNPGALLRLGESTLRLTSGVRTPALDTAPDGEGHLRVAVAPAAAAPPDHGYGPVHGGPEEHEGPDTAHEHERAADGRSPARSHSGSARTGRVADDEARRRGGIGAWARRLAGGRGEPAPESVPDEAGPPAPTETFTALPTVPAGTWPDPAAVLLTALGPGPRLWERDTAHPEALVVRLGTTDRADLPAVPVTVGLREAGSLGLAGPRERLAGLARSAVAQLAALHSPADLEIVLISTDRARGTDERRREWAWLGWLPHLRPMHGQDCRLLLAYDRDQAVARTTELVRRLDDGPLGPGWASLDPGTVAEAARHYEGPFTVVIVDGDPGSAVLRENTARLAAAGAAAGIHLICLAETPAATPTSPVAATYEAACHASIPFRECGAVAMLSGDVATALRLLRTAGGRAAGHGTVAAVDAVSAHWAERFGRALAPLRAEGSAALPGHRAAVALPPSARLLDELGLARATPASLMARWASAADEQPGATVRGSGGWTGGPGPAGDSDRGSARTDRQGGQAPRVGAQRTAGDPPRTTAPHGATDDGHTTPSGRTPYPGNAEGAGSGRTPYPQSPGSGRTPYPGTDDRGSGRTPYPHGAADGRGGANDTHAGVQRRAPGRGDAHDDRGSGRTPYPRVGEQRHEGGPGDTPSSRTLPGSDTRAWSGSGDVPGADSLRTAGSGRSNRVSGPRHGDAPQVAARGAESGRAPSSTAAGTPAGAAGRPVVVLGAGPRGPVSVDLSEEGPHLLIEGPGGSGRTELLRAVAASLAAADRPDRLGILLVDGAGGERGESLRPCTELPHAFTHLVASDPVRMREFAQALGGEVKRRAELLGGLDFAEWHSRHEVAQRMVGQRSPGPAEQRGDVESPMSGTLRLRPASARGTDPGPSPLPRLVVLVDDYDALIAPALGSPGRPAAGSVVRALEAVAREGGRLGMHLVATSARPDRTEDSELARGARLRVVLDPPVVPPSPDEPAPGRGRLGHPDGRVTPFQGGRVTGRIPRTATLRPTVVPLEWERMGDPPTRRPVRELGNGPTDLALLASALERAARSVNAEPLAPLAPAHP, encoded by the coding sequence ATGCAGATCCGGCTGACCGTCCTCGCGCCGCGCAGCGGCCAGACCCCGGCGCGCGCCTGCGATGTGCTGGTCACCGCCCCCGCGGGCACGGCGCTGGCCACGGTGGCCTCCGGCCTGGCCGCATCCGTCTCCGGGCCCGAGGGCTCCCTCGGCAGCGGCGCGGTGGTGCTGTTCGCCGGACGGGAGCGGCTCGACGCGCAGCGGTGCGCGCTCGGTGAACCGCCCCTGGTCGACGGGGCGGTGCTCTCGCTCCAGGTCCCGGGCGAGGACGAGACGCCGGACGACGCGGTCCCGGCCCAGCTGCACGTGATCGCCGGGCCGGACGCGGGCGGGGTCCACCTGCTGCACGGCGGGCAGATCCGGATCGGCCGCTCGGCCGACGCCGATGTCCCGCTCGACGACCCCGATGTGTCCCGGCTGCACTGCGCGGTGACCGTCTCCGCGGACGGCCGGGTCTCGGTCGCCGACCTCGGATCCACCAACGGCACCTCGCTGGACGGCACGGAGGTCCGCGACCGTCCGGTCCGGCTGAACCCCGGCGCGCTGCTGCGGCTCGGCGAATCCACGCTCCGCCTCACCTCGGGGGTGCGGACTCCGGCCCTGGACACGGCGCCGGACGGCGAGGGACATCTGCGCGTGGCCGTGGCACCGGCCGCCGCCGCGCCCCCGGACCACGGCTACGGGCCGGTCCACGGCGGGCCGGAGGAGCACGAAGGACCGGACACCGCCCATGAACACGAGCGCGCGGCCGACGGGCGGTCCCCGGCGCGATCGCACTCCGGGTCCGCGCGGACCGGCCGCGTCGCGGACGACGAGGCGCGCCGGCGCGGGGGCATAGGCGCCTGGGCCCGCCGGCTGGCGGGCGGCAGGGGCGAGCCCGCGCCCGAGAGCGTGCCCGACGAGGCCGGACCGCCGGCTCCCACCGAGACGTTCACCGCGCTGCCCACGGTCCCCGCCGGCACCTGGCCGGATCCGGCCGCCGTGCTGCTGACCGCGCTCGGCCCGGGCCCCCGGCTCTGGGAGCGCGACACGGCGCACCCGGAGGCGCTGGTGGTCAGGCTGGGCACGACCGACCGGGCCGACCTGCCCGCCGTGCCGGTGACGGTGGGGCTGCGGGAGGCCGGTTCGCTGGGGCTCGCCGGGCCGCGGGAGCGGCTGGCGGGGCTCGCCCGCTCCGCCGTGGCCCAGCTCGCCGCGCTGCACTCCCCCGCCGATCTGGAGATCGTGCTGATCAGCACGGACCGGGCGCGCGGCACGGACGAGCGCCGGCGCGAATGGGCCTGGCTCGGCTGGCTGCCGCATCTGCGGCCGATGCACGGCCAGGACTGCCGGCTGCTGCTGGCGTACGACCGTGACCAGGCCGTCGCGCGGACGACGGAGCTGGTGCGCCGGCTGGACGACGGCCCGCTCGGTCCCGGCTGGGCGAGTCTCGATCCCGGTACGGTCGCCGAGGCCGCCCGGCACTACGAGGGACCCTTCACCGTCGTGATCGTCGACGGCGACCCCGGCTCCGCGGTCCTGCGCGAGAACACCGCCCGGCTGGCCGCGGCGGGGGCGGCGGCGGGCATCCACCTGATCTGTCTGGCCGAGACCCCGGCCGCGACCCCCACCTCCCCGGTCGCGGCGACCTACGAGGCGGCCTGCCACGCCTCGATCCCCTTCCGCGAGTGCGGGGCCGTAGCCATGCTCAGCGGCGATGTGGCGACCGCGCTGCGGCTGCTGCGCACGGCCGGCGGCCGGGCGGCGGGCCACGGCACGGTGGCCGCGGTGGACGCGGTGTCGGCGCACTGGGCGGAGCGGTTCGGGCGGGCCCTGGCCCCGTTGCGCGCGGAGGGTTCGGCCGCGCTGCCGGGGCACCGCGCTGCGGTGGCCCTCCCGCCGTCGGCCCGCCTCCTGGACGAGCTGGGCCTGGCCCGCGCCACGCCCGCCTCGCTGATGGCCCGCTGGGCCTCGGCGGCGGACGAGCAGCCGGGGGCGACGGTCCGCGGCTCGGGCGGCTGGACGGGCGGTCCGGGACCGGCGGGCGACAGCGACCGCGGCTCGGCCCGCACCGACCGGCAGGGCGGCCAGGCCCCCCGGGTGGGCGCCCAGCGCACGGCCGGCGACCCACCGCGCACGACGGCGCCGCACGGCGCGACGGACGACGGACACACCACGCCCTCCGGCCGCACGCCGTACCCGGGCAACGCGGAAGGGGCCGGCTCGGGCCGCACCCCGTATCCCCAGTCCCCCGGCTCGGGCCGCACCCCGTATCCGGGCACGGACGACCGCGGCTCCGGCCGCACGCCGTACCCCCACGGCGCCGCCGACGGGCGCGGCGGTGCGAACGACACCCACGCGGGGGTGCAGCGCCGCGCACCCGGTCGCGGCGACGCCCACGACGACCGCGGCTCCGGCCGCACGCCCTACCCGCGGGTGGGCGAGCAGCGCCATGAAGGAGGGCCCGGGGACACCCCGAGTTCGCGCACCCTGCCGGGCTCCGACACCCGGGCCTGGAGCGGGTCCGGGGACGTGCCGGGCGCCGACAGCCTGCGTACCGCCGGATCGGGCCGCTCGAACCGGGTGAGCGGCCCCCGGCACGGCGACGCGCCCCAGGTCGCCGCGCGCGGCGCCGAGTCCGGGCGGGCGCCCTCGTCCACGGCCGCCGGAACCCCGGCCGGGGCGGCCGGGCGGCCCGTCGTGGTGCTCGGGGCGGGACCCCGGGGCCCGGTGAGCGTCGATCTCTCGGAAGAGGGGCCGCACCTGCTCATCGAGGGGCCCGGCGGCAGCGGGCGTACCGAACTGCTGCGCGCGGTCGCCGCTTCGTTGGCCGCCGCCGACCGGCCCGACCGGCTCGGCATCCTGCTGGTCGACGGGGCGGGCGGCGAGCGCGGCGAGAGCCTGCGCCCCTGCACCGAGCTCCCGCACGCGTTCACGCACCTGGTGGCCTCCGATCCGGTCAGGATGCGGGAGTTCGCCCAGGCGCTGGGCGGCGAGGTGAAGCGGCGGGCCGAGCTTCTCGGCGGGCTCGACTTCGCCGAGTGGCACAGCCGGCACGAGGTGGCGCAGCGGATGGTCGGACAGCGGTCCCCCGGCCCGGCCGAACAGCGTGGTGACGTCGAGTCCCCGATGAGCGGCACCCTGCGGCTGCGGCCCGCATCGGCCCGGGGCACGGACCCGGGGCCCTCGCCGCTGCCCCGGCTCGTCGTGCTCGTCGACGACTACGACGCGCTGATCGCCCCGGCGCTCGGCAGTCCGGGCCGGCCGGCCGCGGGCTCGGTCGTCCGGGCGCTGGAGGCGGTGGCCCGGGAGGGCGGCCGGCTCGGCATGCATCTGGTCGCGACGTCCGCCCGCCCGGACCGCACGGAGGACAGCGAGCTGGCCCGGGGGGCTCGGCTGCGTGTGGTGCTCGATCCGCCCGTCGTGCCGCCGTCGCCGGACGAACCGGCGCCGGGCCGCGGGCGGCTGGGCCATCCCGACGGCCGGGTGACGCCGTTCCAGGGCGGCCGCGTGACGGGGCGCATCCCGCGTACCGCGACGCTGCGGCCGACGGTCGTGCCGCTGGAGTGGGAGCGGATGGGCGACCCGCCGACCCGCCGCCCGGTCCGTGAACTGGGCAACGGGCCGACGGACCTGGCGCTGCTCGCCAGTGCGCTGGAGCGGGCGGCCCGTTCGGTCAACGCCGAGCCGCTGGCTCCGCTGGCGCCCGCGCACCCCTGA
- a CDS encoding protein kinase, whose protein sequence is MRPVGSKYLLEEPLGRGATGTVWRARQRETAGAEAAVAGQPGETVAIKVLKEELANDADVVMRFLRERSVLLRLRHENIVRTRDLVVEGDLLALVMDLIDGPDLHRYLRDNGPLTPVGASLLTAQIADALAASHADGVVHRDLKPANVLLDERDGQMHPMLTDFGIARLADSPGLTRTHEFVGTPAYVAPESAEGRPQTSAVDIYGAGILLYELLTGRPPFAGGTALEVLHRHLSEEPRRPSTVPAPLWTVIERCLSKDPDRRPSAENLARALRTVAAGIGVHANSAQIAAADGVAALLAPDPAPTAVPETPGAADPTQVLPSNAGSYDPNAATSVMQHNAGPGGPHADPTAVMPPVPPRPEGTPQSDGPHPWQSQLQAARDRNEQTQVQYLDPSEDPLRRRPQRQQPQPQQQPRRQQQQYPQQQQQPQYRQQPQQQYQPQQQQYQPQQQRQQYAPPQQPQQPAQRPPREPRQRSANPMKIPGLGCLKGCLFTLVLLFVASWLIWELTPLKDWIGQGQSYWHAMTDAFDTVTDWVSKLGGDSGGSGN, encoded by the coding sequence GTGCGGCCGGTAGGCAGCAAGTACCTGCTCGAGGAGCCGCTGGGACGCGGCGCCACGGGCACCGTCTGGCGCGCCCGCCAGCGTGAGACCGCGGGCGCCGAGGCGGCCGTCGCCGGCCAGCCCGGCGAGACGGTGGCGATCAAGGTCCTCAAGGAGGAGCTCGCCAACGACGCGGACGTCGTGATGCGGTTCCTGCGCGAGCGTTCCGTCCTGCTGCGGCTGCGGCACGAGAACATCGTGCGCACCCGCGACCTGGTCGTGGAGGGCGATCTCCTCGCCCTCGTCATGGACCTGATCGACGGCCCCGACCTGCACCGCTACCTCCGCGACAACGGCCCGCTCACCCCGGTCGGCGCCTCGCTGCTCACCGCGCAGATCGCGGACGCGCTCGCCGCCAGCCACGCCGACGGCGTCGTCCACCGCGATCTGAAGCCCGCCAACGTGCTGCTCGACGAGCGCGACGGCCAGATGCACCCGATGCTCACCGACTTCGGCATCGCCCGGCTCGCCGACTCCCCGGGCCTGACCCGGACCCATGAATTCGTCGGGACGCCCGCCTATGTGGCGCCCGAGTCGGCGGAGGGCCGCCCGCAGACCTCCGCCGTCGACATCTACGGCGCCGGAATCCTGCTGTACGAGCTGCTCACCGGCCGTCCGCCGTTCGCCGGTGGCACCGCGCTCGAGGTCCTGCACCGGCACCTCAGCGAGGAGCCCCGCCGCCCCAGCACCGTCCCCGCCCCGCTGTGGACGGTGATAGAGCGCTGCCTGAGCAAGGACCCGGACCGCCGGCCCAGCGCCGAGAACCTCGCCCGCGCCCTGCGGACCGTCGCCGCCGGCATCGGCGTGCACGCGAACTCCGCGCAGATCGCGGCAGCCGACGGCGTGGCCGCGCTGCTCGCGCCCGACCCGGCGCCCACCGCCGTCCCCGAGACGCCGGGAGCCGCCGACCCGACGCAGGTGCTGCCGAGCAACGCCGGTTCGTACGACCCCAACGCCGCCACCAGCGTCATGCAGCACAACGCCGGACCCGGCGGCCCGCACGCCGACCCGACCGCGGTCATGCCGCCCGTCCCGCCGCGCCCCGAGGGGACCCCGCAGTCCGACGGGCCGCACCCCTGGCAGTCCCAGCTCCAGGCCGCCCGCGACCGCAACGAGCAGACGCAGGTCCAGTACCTCGACCCGAGCGAGGACCCGCTCCGCCGCCGGCCGCAGCGCCAGCAGCCCCAGCCACAGCAGCAGCCGCGACGGCAACAGCAGCAGTACCCGCAGCAGCAACAGCAGCCGCAGTACCGCCAGCAGCCCCAGCAGCAGTACCAGCCCCAGCAACAGCAGTACCAGCCGCAGCAGCAGCGCCAGCAGTACGCGCCGCCGCAGCAGCCCCAGCAGCCGGCCCAGCGCCCGCCCCGCGAGCCGAGGCAGCGCAGCGCCAACCCGATGAAGATCCCCGGCCTCGGCTGCCTCAAGGGCTGCCTCTTCACGCTGGTGCTGCTCTTCGTCGCGAGCTGGCTGATCTGGGAGCTCACCCCGCTGAAGGACTGGATCGGCCAGGGCCAGAGCTACTGGCACGCGATGACCGACGCCTTCGACACCGTCACCGACTGGGTCTCGAAGCTGGGCGGCGACAGCGGCGGAAGCGGCAACTGA
- a CDS encoding serine/threonine protein kinase, with translation MARNIGSRYTAHQILGRGSAGTVWLGDGPEGPVAIKLLREDLASDQELVGRFVQERTALLGLDHPHVVAVRDLVVDGNDLALVMNLVRGTDLRTRLDRERRLAPEAAVAIVADVADALAAAHAAGVVHRDVKPENILLDMEGPLGPGNSHPALLTDFGVAKLIDTPRRTKATKIIGTPDYLAPEIVEGLPPRAAVDIYALATVLYELLAGFTPFGGGHPGAVLRRHVTETVVPLPGIPDELWQLLVQCLAKAPASRLRASELAARLREQLPHLAGIPPLDVDEPDDEPEADPHGQAYDEQQYTPAAEEPRRRGAVPLVPGSSPDSNRDTHTSMRVPAPDELSGGPRGTARAPRAPGRPRPGSARNKSAAIRKRRLTLGAAALVLVAAAGVGGWLALGGDDAGATPQDTRDTKNSAPAVP, from the coding sequence TTGGCACGGAATATCGGCAGCCGGTACACCGCCCACCAGATTCTGGGGCGCGGCAGCGCCGGCACGGTGTGGCTCGGTGACGGCCCCGAGGGGCCCGTCGCCATCAAGCTGCTCCGCGAGGACCTCGCGTCCGACCAGGAGCTCGTCGGCCGCTTCGTCCAGGAGCGCACCGCCCTGCTCGGGCTCGACCATCCCCACGTCGTCGCCGTCCGCGACCTCGTGGTCGACGGCAACGACCTGGCACTGGTGATGAACCTGGTCCGCGGTACGGACCTGCGCACCCGGCTCGACCGCGAGCGCCGGCTGGCCCCCGAGGCCGCCGTCGCGATCGTCGCGGACGTCGCCGACGCCCTCGCCGCCGCGCACGCCGCCGGGGTGGTCCACCGCGACGTCAAGCCGGAGAACATCCTGCTCGACATGGAGGGCCCGCTCGGCCCCGGCAACTCCCACCCCGCGCTGCTCACCGACTTCGGTGTGGCCAAGCTGATCGACACCCCGCGCCGCACCAAGGCCACCAAGATCATCGGGACGCCGGACTATCTGGCCCCCGAGATCGTGGAGGGCCTCCCGCCGCGCGCCGCCGTCGACATCTACGCCCTCGCGACGGTGCTGTACGAGCTCCTCGCGGGCTTCACGCCCTTCGGCGGCGGCCACCCCGGCGCCGTCCTGCGCCGCCATGTCACCGAGACCGTCGTCCCGCTCCCCGGCATCCCCGACGAGCTCTGGCAGCTGCTCGTCCAGTGCCTGGCCAAGGCCCCGGCCTCCCGGCTGCGCGCCTCCGAGCTGGCGGCCCGGCTGCGCGAGCAGCTCCCGCACCTGGCGGGCATCCCGCCCCTGGACGTCGACGAACCGGACGACGAGCCCGAGGCCGATCCGCACGGCCAGGCCTACGACGAGCAGCAGTACACCCCGGCCGCCGAGGAGCCCCGCCGCCGCGGCGCGGTCCCGCTGGTCCCCGGCTCGTCGCCCGACTCCAACCGGGACACCCACACGAGCATGCGCGTCCCGGCCCCCGACGAGCTCTCCGGCGGCCCCCGCGGCACCGCCCGCGCCCCGCGCGCGCCCGGCCGGCCCCGCCCCGGCTCGGCCCGCAACAAGTCGGCGGCCATCCGCAAGCGCCGCCTCACCCTGGGCGCGGCCGCGCTCGTCCTGGTCGCGGCGGCCGGGGTGGGCGGCTGGCTGGCCCTGGGCGGGGACGACGCGGGAGCGACGCCCCAGGACACCCGGGACACCAAGAATTCGGCCCCCGCCGTCCCCTGA
- the prfB gene encoding peptide chain release factor 2 → MAVVDISEELKSLSSTMGSIEAVLDLDALRGDIAVLEEQAAAPSLWDDPEAAQKITSKLSHLQAEVRKTETLRGRIDDLEVLFELAEDEGDADALAEAETELESVRKALDEMEVRTLLSGEYDAREALVTIRAEAGGVDAADFAEKLQRMYLRWAERHNYKTEVYETAYAEEAGIKSTTFAVEVPYAYGTLSVEQGTHRLVRISPFDNQGRRQTSFAGVEVLPVVEQTDHVEIDESELRVDVYRSSGPGGQGVNTTDSAVRLTHLPTGIVVSCQNERSQIQNKASAMNVLQAKLLERRRQEEQAKMNALKGDGGNSWGNQMRSYVLHPYQMVKDLRTEFEMGNPEAVFNGEIDGFIEAGIRWRKQSEK, encoded by the coding sequence GTGGCAGTCGTCGATATTTCCGAAGAGCTGAAGTCCCTCTCCTCGACCATGGGGTCGATCGAGGCCGTCCTGGACCTGGATGCGCTGAGGGGTGACATCGCCGTGCTCGAGGAGCAGGCTGCCGCTCCGTCCCTGTGGGACGACCCGGAGGCGGCGCAGAAGATCACCAGCAAGCTTTCGCACCTCCAGGCCGAGGTCCGCAAGACCGAGACCCTGCGCGGCCGGATCGACGATCTCGAAGTGCTCTTCGAGCTCGCCGAGGACGAGGGCGACGCGGACGCCCTCGCGGAGGCCGAGACCGAGCTGGAGTCCGTCCGCAAGGCGCTGGACGAGATGGAGGTCCGTACCCTCCTGTCCGGCGAGTACGACGCCCGCGAGGCGCTCGTCACCATCCGCGCCGAGGCCGGTGGCGTGGACGCGGCCGACTTCGCCGAGAAGCTCCAGCGCATGTACCTCCGCTGGGCCGAGCGGCACAACTACAAGACCGAGGTCTACGAGACGGCGTACGCCGAAGAGGCCGGCATCAAGTCGACCACCTTCGCCGTCGAGGTGCCGTACGCCTACGGCACGCTCTCCGTCGAGCAGGGCACCCACCGGCTCGTCCGGATCTCCCCCTTCGACAACCAGGGCCGCCGCCAGACGTCCTTCGCGGGCGTCGAGGTGCTGCCCGTGGTCGAGCAGACCGACCACGTCGAGATCGACGAGTCCGAGCTCCGCGTCGACGTGTACCGCTCCTCGGGCCCCGGCGGCCAGGGCGTCAACACCACGGACTCCGCGGTGCGCCTGACCCACCTGCCCACCGGCATCGTCGTCTCCTGCCAGAACGAGCGCTCGCAGATCCAGAACAAGGCGTCCGCGATGAACGTCCTCCAGGCCAAGCTCCTCGAGCGCCGCCGCCAGGAGGAGCAGGCGAAGATGAACGCGCTCAAGGGCGACGGCGGCAACTCCTGGGGCAACCAGATGCGTTCGTACGTCCTGCACCCGTACCAGATGGTCAAGGACCTGCGGACGGAGTTCGAGATGGGCAACCCGGAAGCGGTCTTCAACGGCGAGATCGACGGCTTCATCGAGGCCGGCATCCGCTGGCGCAAGCAGAGCGAGAAGTAG
- a CDS encoding histidine phosphatase family protein, with product MQKRTVALSLTLTVSALLTAAIPAQASSAGSSGFYATKTPYAPQQNMRSYQQAPKGFVPVFTENVSRHGSRAASDSEDGDLILALWEKARSEGQLTRTGERFGGETKALLAAMDGIGYGQLSGRGVREIQDTAARLEKRLPGLFRQIVRDSEQINVVSSGKDRAVDSGNLFAEALAENEPALAPLITPATTDPDLLYFHKSAGGAEYRDYVDNDERLAATLDGITDQPASHAAARNVLGKIFEPAFVRRVSAGEFDSIGTEVEFAQAVYALYSIAPAMADEGDWDMKRYIAPRDARWFAYLSDAEDFYEKGPGFDDSDITYRMANVLLDDFFTKIDAKRAGTSDAGAELRFTHAEEIIPLAALMGLPGSTEAVSPRKPYTYADNPWRGASVASMATNIQWDLFRKGNKYLVRMLYNEKQTAFRKGCEPVVKGSYFYDVDELKQCLGRGAS from the coding sequence ATGCAGAAACGAACCGTCGCCCTCTCCCTGACGCTCACGGTCTCCGCGCTCCTGACGGCCGCGATACCCGCGCAGGCCTCCTCCGCGGGTTCCTCCGGCTTCTACGCCACCAAGACCCCGTACGCGCCGCAGCAGAACATGCGGTCGTACCAGCAGGCACCCAAGGGGTTCGTCCCGGTCTTCACCGAGAACGTCTCCCGCCACGGCTCGCGCGCCGCCTCGGACAGCGAGGACGGCGACCTGATCCTGGCCCTGTGGGAGAAGGCGAGGAGCGAGGGGCAGCTCACCCGCACCGGCGAGCGGTTCGGCGGCGAGACGAAGGCGCTGCTCGCCGCCATGGACGGGATCGGTTACGGACAGCTCAGCGGACGGGGCGTGCGCGAGATCCAGGACACCGCCGCCCGGCTGGAGAAGCGGCTGCCCGGACTCTTCCGGCAGATCGTCAGGGACTCCGAGCAGATCAACGTCGTCAGCTCCGGCAAGGACCGCGCGGTCGACAGCGGGAACCTGTTCGCCGAGGCCCTCGCCGAGAACGAACCGGCCCTGGCGCCGCTCATCACCCCGGCCACGACCGATCCCGACCTGCTGTACTTCCACAAGTCGGCCGGCGGCGCGGAGTACCGGGACTACGTCGACAACGACGAGCGGCTCGCCGCCACCCTCGACGGCATCACCGACCAGCCGGCCTCGCACGCCGCCGCCCGCAACGTACTGGGGAAGATCTTCGAGCCTGCCTTCGTCCGGCGGGTCTCGGCGGGCGAGTTCGACTCGATCGGCACCGAGGTGGAGTTCGCGCAGGCGGTCTACGCCCTCTACAGCATCGCCCCGGCCATGGCCGACGAGGGCGACTGGGACATGAAGCGCTACATCGCGCCCCGGGACGCCCGGTGGTTCGCCTACCTCAGCGACGCCGAGGACTTCTACGAGAAGGGGCCGGGCTTCGACGACAGCGACATCACGTACCGGATGGCGAACGTCCTGCTCGACGACTTCTTCACGAAGATCGACGCCAAGCGCGCCGGAACGAGCGACGCGGGCGCCGAGCTGCGCTTCACGCACGCGGAGGAGATCATCCCGCTGGCCGCGCTCATGGGACTGCCCGGCAGCACGGAGGCCGTGTCGCCGCGGAAGCCGTACACGTACGCCGACAACCCGTGGCGCGGCGCATCGGTGGCGTCCATGGCCACGAACATCCAGTGGGACCTGTTCCGGAAGGGGAACAAGTACCTGGTGCGGATGCTCTACAACGAGAAGCAGACCGCCTTCAGGAAGGGCTGCGAGCCGGTGGTGAAGGGCAGCTACTTCTACGACGTCGACGAGCTGAAGCAGTGCCTGGGCCGCGGCGCGTCCTGA
- the ftsE gene encoding cell division ATP-binding protein FtsE, translated as MIRFDNVSKTYPKQSRPALRDVSLDIEKGEFVFLVGSSGSGKSTFMRLILREERASQGMVHVLGKDLARMSNWKVPHMRRQLGTVFQDFRLLPNKTVAENVAFAQEVIGKPRGEIRKAVPQVLDLVGLGGKEDRMPGELSGGEQQRVAIARAFVNRPMLLIADEPTGNLDPQTSVGIMKLLDRINRTGTTVIMATHDQNIVDQMRKRVIELEQGRLVRDQARGVYGYQH; from the coding sequence GTGATCCGATTCGACAACGTCTCCAAGACCTACCCGAAGCAGAGCCGTCCCGCTCTACGGGATGTGTCTCTCGATATCGAGAAGGGCGAGTTCGTCTTCCTGGTGGGCTCCTCCGGCTCCGGCAAGTCCACCTTCATGCGTCTCATCCTCCGCGAGGAGCGCGCCAGCCAGGGCATGGTCCACGTCCTCGGCAAGGACCTCGCGCGCATGTCCAACTGGAAGGTGCCGCACATGCGCCGCCAGCTGGGCACGGTCTTCCAGGACTTCCGCCTCCTTCCCAACAAGACCGTCGCGGAGAACGTGGCGTTCGCCCAGGAAGTGATCGGCAAGCCGCGCGGTGAGATCCGCAAGGCGGTCCCGCAGGTCCTCGACCTCGTCGGTCTCGGCGGCAAGGAGGACCGGATGCCCGGTGAGCTCTCCGGTGGTGAGCAGCAGCGCGTGGCGATCGCGCGGGCCTTCGTCAACCGGCCCATGCTGCTGATCGCGGACGAGCCGACCGGCAACCTCGACCCGCAGACCTCGGTCGGCATCATGAAGCTGCTGGACCGGATCAACCGGACCGGCACCACCGTGATCATGGCGACCCACGACCAGAACATCGTCGACCAGATGCGCAAACGCGTCATCGAGCTCGAGCAGGGCCGTCTCGTACGCGACCAGGCGCGCGGCGTCTACGGCTACCAGCACTGA
- the ftsX gene encoding permease-like cell division protein FtsX produces the protein MRAQFVLSEIGVGLRRNLTMTFAVVVSVALSLALFGGALLMREQVSTMKDYWYDKVNVSIYLCGKGDAETVVQCAKGAVTEPQKKEIEGDLNKMDVVEKVTYESSDEAYKHYQEEFGDSPMAGNITPDQMPESFRVKLHDPTKYKVVATAFAGRDGVQSVQDQRSILDNLFGLMNGMNVAALFVMALMLVIALMLIVNTVRVSAFSRRRETGIMRLVGASGFYIQMPFIMEAAFAGLIGGVLACVMLLAGRYFLIDGGLALQDKLNLIDFIGWDAVLTKLPLVLAIGLLMPAVAALFALRKYLKV, from the coding sequence ATGCGCGCCCAGTTCGTCCTGTCGGAGATCGGCGTCGGCCTCCGTCGCAACCTCACGATGACCTTCGCCGTCGTCGTCTCCGTCGCCCTCTCGCTTGCCCTGTTCGGCGGCGCGCTGCTCATGCGCGAGCAGGTCAGCACGATGAAGGACTACTGGTACGACAAGGTCAACGTCTCCATCTACCTCTGCGGCAAGGGGGATGCGGAGACGGTGGTCCAGTGCGCCAAGGGTGCGGTCACCGAGCCCCAGAAGAAGGAGATCGAGGGCGATCTCAACAAGATGGACGTCGTCGAGAAGGTGACGTACGAGTCGTCCGACGAGGCCTACAAGCACTACCAGGAGGAGTTCGGCGACTCCCCGATGGCGGGCAACATCACGCCCGACCAGATGCCGGAGTCGTTCCGCGTCAAGCTGCACGACCCCACCAAGTACAAGGTCGTCGCCACGGCCTTCGCCGGGCGTGACGGGGTGCAGTCGGTCCAGGACCAGAGAAGCATCCTGGACAACCTCTTCGGTCTGATGAACGGCATGAACGTCGCCGCGCTGTTCGTGATGGCGCTGATGCTCGTCATCGCGCTGATGCTGATCGTGAACACCGTGCGGGTGTCCGCGTTCAGCCGACGGCGGGAGACGGGCATCATGCGGCTCGTCGGTGCCTCCGGCTTCTACATCCAGATGCCGTTCATCATGGAGGCCGCGTTCGCCGGGCTGATCGGGGGTGTGCTGGCCTGCGTGATGCTGCTGGCCGGGCGCTACTTCCTGATCGACGGCGGTCTCGCCCTCCAGGACAAGCTGAACCTGATCGACTTCATCGGCTGGGACGCCGTCCTCACCAAGCTCCCACTGGTCCTGGCGATCGGCCTGCTGATGCCCGCCGTTGCCGCTCTCTTCGCGCTCCGCAAGTACCTCAAGGTGTGA